The Mucilaginibacter gracilis genomic interval GGCAAACCTGGTTGGCACAACCAGTTGGACGGCGATAGTTGATTCGGTACTGGCGTTTTCAAAAAACAATACCGATGGCTGGCTCATTGGCCGCGGCTGGGACCAAAACCATTGGGCCGTAAAGCAATTTCCTAACAAAAGCAAGCTCGATTCGCTTTTCCCGGCAAGGCCCGTAATGCTTACCCGTATAGACGGCCATGCCGCAATAGTTAACCAGGCTGCACTAAATATAGCCGGCATTAAACCTGGCCAAACCATTGCAGGCGGCCAAATTGAAACCGTTAATGGCAAACTTACCGGTATTTTAGTTGATAATGCCGTGGGCCTGGTAAAGCATAAAATGCCGCCCCCTAGTGATGAGCAAGTACAAAGTGCTTTTACCAATGCACAAAGCAATTGCTTTGCCGTTGGTTTAACTACTGTTGATGATTGCGGCCTTGATTACCAACTGCTGGCACCCATAAAACAATTACAAAACGAGGGTATACTAAAAATGCGCTTGTATGTAATGCTTGCCGATAAACCCGAAAACTATACCTACTTAATTAAACATGGCATTATAAAAACATCCCGCTTAAATGTGCGGGCCTTTAAAGTTTATGCTGATGGTGCGCTTGGTTCGCGCGGGGCCTGTTTATTGGCCGACTATAGCGATCAAAAAAAATGGAAAGGCTTTCTGCTCAGTCCCGAACAGCATTTTAAAGATGTCGCAAAAAAAATAGCCGATAATGGTTTCCAGATGTGTACCCATGCCATTGGCGATTCGGCAAACCGTGTTATGCTTAAAATTTATGCCGGTGTTTTAAAGGGGAAAAATGATAAGCGCTGGCGCATAGAACATGCGCAGGTACTGTCGCCAAATGATATTGAACTATTTGGACAAAATAGCATCATACCATCGGTACAGCCCACACATGCCACATCTGATATGAAATGGGCAATACAGCGTTTGGGCCCTAAACGCATCAAAAGTGCTTATGCCTACAAACAATTGCTCAATCAAAACGGATGGGTACCGCTCGGTACAGATTTTCCCGTAGAAAACATTAACCCCATGTACACCTTTTACGCCGCCGTAGCGCGTAAAGATTTAAAAGGATGGCCAAACAAGGGCTTCCAGATAGAAAACGCATTAAGCCGCCAGCAAGCCTTAATGGGCATTACCATATGGGCGGCAAAAAGCAATTTTGAAGAAAAAGAAAAAGGCAGCATTGAAGTTGGCAAATATGCCGATTTTGTGATGCTCAACCAGGATATTATGCAAATTAACGATACCGAATTACCTACCGTAAAGGTGATGAAAACGTATGTTAACGGAGAAAAAGTTTATGAGAAAAATTAGTATATACCACTGTTTAGCTTCCATTTTTGCCGGAGTTATCCTATTACAAACGGCATGCGCACAAAACCCGCACGCGGCCAATGCATCTATTTTAGCCGAAGAACGGTTAATAGAACAGTCAACCGTGCTGCTTAATAACGAGCAACAATTTATTCCTATCCAAAACCTCGATCAGGGTAAAGTGGCGAGCGTGCATTTTAGCTACGCGTTTTCGGCCATGTTTGATAGTTTGCTAAACAAGTATACCAAAGTTCAGTCCTTTAACGGTAATACATACACAGGGCAAAGCAGCCTTGCCGATCTGACTGACGAGTTAAAAATGTACAACACCATTATTGTATCATTAAGCGAAACCGAAACCAACAACAAGCCGCTGATAGATTTTATTAACAGCAACAAAAAACTAAAGAATGTTGTGTTAGTGGTATTTGGTAAGGGCACCGCCCTTGCCCCCCTGGATGCCGTTACCGCACCCATTGTTTGGACGGAAAGGCAAACCGCATTATCTGCCAGTTATGCAGCCCAGGTAATTTTTGGCGGTATCGCGGTAACGCAAAAACTACCCAAGGGCTTTTCGGTAAAATACCGGTACGGTACTGGGTTTTTAACTGCTAAAACCCGTTTGCAATATACCGTTCCGGAGGATGCGGGCATTAACGCCAACAACCTGCTGGCTATTGACGATATAGCGCGCGAAGCCATCAGTCAGCATGCCACGCCGGGTTGTGTGGTTATGGTAGCTAAAGATGGTAAGGTAATTTTTAACAAAGCCTATGGTTACCACACCTATGATGACCTGATACCCGATAATATTACCGATATTTTTGATTTGGCGTCTATGACCAAAATATCGGCAACAACCATGACGGCCATGAAGCTAACCGGCGACGGTAAAATGAACCTCGACTCAACCCTGGGTTATTATATTGCCAAGGCGAAGGCAACCAACAAAAGCGATATTAAGGTGCGCGAGCTTTTATTGCATGAAGCCGGATTGATACCGGATATTGCCACTTTTACCAAAATTAAACCTACCGATTATAGTGCCGATTCGTCTGCCGCTTTCCCAACCAAGGTAAACGACAACTATTTTTTAAGGAAAGACTATTTTAAGGATGTAATGTACCCCGATATGCTGAACTCGCCGGTACGCACCCGAGGCAAATACGTGTACAGCGACCTGAGTATGTTGTTTATGAAAGAGGTTGAAGAAAACATAACGGCGGTGCCGCTTAACATTTACGTTCAGCAACAGTTTTATACGCCGCTGGGTATGCAAACGGCGGGCTTTTTGCCTTTATACCGCTTTAAAAAAGATCGCATTATCCCAACCGAAAACGACGAAAAAGACCGCCACGCATTGCTGGACGGCTACGTACACGATCCTACCGCAGCCTTGCTTGGCGGCGTTGCAGGGCACGCAGGTTTATTTGCCAACAGTAACGATGTGGCAATTTTATATCAAATGGTACTTAACGGCGGCACTTATGGGGGCGTACAATATTTGAAACCAGAGATAGTAAAAATGTTTACCGCTAAATACTCTGATAATAGCCGCCGTGGTTTGGGTTTCGACAGGTGGGATCCAAACATTAGCCTGGGTTATCCATCAAAACTGGCCTCGCCCGAAACTTATGGGCATACAGGCTATACCGGCACCTGCGTTTGGGTTGACCCTAAAAGTAACCTGGTATATATTTTTCTTTCAAACAGGGTAAACCCCAAGGTTAGCGACAAGTTATCGCAACTAAAAATACGCGGCCGCATCCAGGATGCTATTTACGAAGCTATTGCGAAGGGTAATTAAAATTTAGAGATGAAAATATTTTTGTTCTTGCTCGTTTTAAAAACCTCAATTTTATTCAATCCCTTTGACTATAAATACGAGGAAAACAAGTTCAATAAAACATTGGTTTTAAATGGTTTGAAAGGTAAATTAATAAAGAAAAAAATAAACGATTCAGAAAGATTTCAAGGCAGATATTTAGGGCGTATGAAAACAAAATCTGGTCAAGAATATGATGTCATTTCGTTTTCGTATTTATTTAATTTAAAGAACAGTCCCACAGCCGAAAGCCACATCTTTTTTTATGATAAACAACACTTATATGTTGGGAGTTACCATTTGAATTCAACAGATGAACTACCGCAGCGCATTATCCAAAATAAACTGTATTTTGAAATACCCGGTTGCAAAAACAAAATTATAATTGATTTTAGTAAAGGTATAAACCCCGCTATTAACTTAGGATGTGGTAACGAAAACAACTATTATGAATTTCAAAAATAAAAGCTTCGTTTTTTTTGATAAGTCAAGGAGAAATTGATCTTATAGCAATTTCTCCGCTTCGTAACCCATTTGTCAGCGTTTTAATTTTTACATACCGTTCACATTAAATGTAAATAATGCATCTACCTTCGGCACAAATTAAAACTATGTGCGGTGCAGATGGTTTTATAGTAAACCCATCAAA includes:
- a CDS encoding amidohydrolase, translating into MKKLLPLLLLFVIACKSKKHGADLLVKNARVYTVNNNFDTVNAFVVTGGKIVAVGKTDSLEKIYDARQVLDAGKKAIYPGFIDAHAHFYNYGIDLEQANLVGTTSWTAIVDSVLAFSKNNTDGWLIGRGWDQNHWAVKQFPNKSKLDSLFPARPVMLTRIDGHAAIVNQAALNIAGIKPGQTIAGGQIETVNGKLTGILVDNAVGLVKHKMPPPSDEQVQSAFTNAQSNCFAVGLTTVDDCGLDYQLLAPIKQLQNEGILKMRLYVMLADKPENYTYLIKHGIIKTSRLNVRAFKVYADGALGSRGACLLADYSDQKKWKGFLLSPEQHFKDVAKKIADNGFQMCTHAIGDSANRVMLKIYAGVLKGKNDKRWRIEHAQVLSPNDIELFGQNSIIPSVQPTHATSDMKWAIQRLGPKRIKSAYAYKQLLNQNGWVPLGTDFPVENINPMYTFYAAVARKDLKGWPNKGFQIENALSRQQALMGITIWAAKSNFEEKEKGSIEVGKYADFVMLNQDIMQINDTELPTVKVMKTYVNGEKVYEKN
- a CDS encoding serine hydrolase domain-containing protein; translated protein: MRKISIYHCLASIFAGVILLQTACAQNPHAANASILAEERLIEQSTVLLNNEQQFIPIQNLDQGKVASVHFSYAFSAMFDSLLNKYTKVQSFNGNTYTGQSSLADLTDELKMYNTIIVSLSETETNNKPLIDFINSNKKLKNVVLVVFGKGTALAPLDAVTAPIVWTERQTALSASYAAQVIFGGIAVTQKLPKGFSVKYRYGTGFLTAKTRLQYTVPEDAGINANNLLAIDDIAREAISQHATPGCVVMVAKDGKVIFNKAYGYHTYDDLIPDNITDIFDLASMTKISATTMTAMKLTGDGKMNLDSTLGYYIAKAKATNKSDIKVRELLLHEAGLIPDIATFTKIKPTDYSADSSAAFPTKVNDNYFLRKDYFKDVMYPDMLNSPVRTRGKYVYSDLSMLFMKEVEENITAVPLNIYVQQQFYTPLGMQTAGFLPLYRFKKDRIIPTENDEKDRHALLDGYVHDPTAALLGGVAGHAGLFANSNDVAILYQMVLNGGTYGGVQYLKPEIVKMFTAKYSDNSRRGLGFDRWDPNISLGYPSKLASPETYGHTGYTGTCVWVDPKSNLVYIFLSNRVNPKVSDKLSQLKIRGRIQDAIYEAIAKGN